AGTTTCGCTTCACCCCGACCGATGCCCCGGACGAGAGCCGCAACTTCCGTGGCGTGGCGATCGCGCCGGGCAAGGGCGCACGCGCGGTGGTCTACCGGCGCAGCAATGCCGAGCGGGCCAGTCGCGACTCCGTGTCGGTCGCCGACCACGGCAGCTGACTCCAACGCTGGCCTGGCATACTTCCCGGCATGCCTACGACTAAGGAACGCGTCACCGACATCGGCTACCGCGGCTACAAGGCCTTCATGAACAAGGTCTGGTACCCGTTCCTCACCCGTCGGCTCAACACCGAAGACGTCACCTTCCTCAACTACGGCTACGAGGGCGACCCACCGCTGAACCTGCCGCTTGACGACGCCGACGCGGCCACTCGTTACTCGACCAACCTGTACAACCAGGTTGCCTCGCAGATCGACCTGACCGGCAAAAAGGTGCTTGAGTGCAGCTGCGGCCACGGCGGCGGCGCGTCATACATCATGCGCACCTTCAAACCGGCCGAGTACATCGGCCTGGACTACAACCCGGACGGCGTGGCCTACTGCAACGCGCACCACAAGCTGCCCGGTCTGAGCTTCGTGCACGGCAACGCCGAAGATCTGCCGTTCCCCGACAACAGCTTTGACGCAATCGTCAACGTCGAGGCGTCGCACGCCTACCCCAACCTGGACAAATTCCTGTCCGAGGTGAACCGCGTGCTGAAGCCGGGCGGCAGCCTGCTCTACGCCGATTTCCGCGGCCGGGCCGAGTTCCCGGTCTGGGAAGCCGCCCTCGACGCGATGCCGCTGCGTCAGGTGTCGATGCGGGTAATCAACGACGGCGTGATCCGGTCACTGGACGCCAGCGCACAGCAAAAACTCGACTTGATCAGCGCGCAGTTGCCGAAATGGTTCCGGCCGTTCGGCCGTCACTTTGCCGGCGTGCCCGGCACCGGCATCTACAACGTGATCGAAAGCGGCGGCGCGGAATACCGCATCTACCACTTCATCAAGGACTGATCGCCGCTCAGGCGATGGCGTAGTCCGACATCGGGAAGGTTTCCTGCTCCTTGACGGCGCTGCGCACCGAGGTCGGGCGGAACAGCGGCGCCTCGCCCTTGCCGGTGTGGTTGCGGAACCAGTAGGACCGCGAGCCGACGCAGTTGCCGAGCTCGAACGCCGAGTCCTTCATCAGCGTGGTCATCCGCTCGAGGAAGCGGGCATTGGCGTCCTCGGTGACCTCGAACGTCCGGGCATCACGCCGCTGCATCTCACCGAACAGCCGTTCCATGTGCTTCATCTGGTACTCGACGGTGTTGAACCACGACAGGCCCACCCAGGCGTAGGGGCTCGCCATCGACAGGAAGTTCGGGAAACCTGGCATCGAGATGCCCTGGTAGGCCTGGAATTGCGTTTCGCGCCACCACTTTCCGAGGTTTTTGCCGTCGCGGCCGATCACTTCGATCGCCGGCAGGTTGGCCTCCCAGACGTCGAATCCGGTTGCCAGGACCAGGGTGTCGATCAGCCGCTTGGTGCCGTCGCGGGCGACGATGCCGTCGGGCTCGATCCGCTCGATGCCGTTGGTCTCCAGGTGCACATTGGGTTTGGTGAACGACTGGTAGAAGTCGTTGGAGATCGTGGGTCGCTTGCAACCGAAGTCGAAGTCGGGGTCCAGCTTGCGCGACAGCTCCCGGTTGCGCACTGACAACAGGCGATACAACCGCGAGAACTGCGAGATGCCTTTGTTGAAGAGCCTGAAGTACCGGAACTTCCACATGGTCAGGACCATCGAGAGTTCCAGGATCGCGTCGGTGTACCAGCGCAGGCCGCGCTGGGTCGCGGGGAACTTGGCGAACAGCCGCTGCACGGGCGGGAGGAACTTGACGTCGAATTTCGGTAGCACCCAGATCGGGGTGCGTTGATACACCGTCAACTCGGCGACGTCCTTCGCCAGCGCGGGAGCGACCTGGACGCCCGTGGAGCCGGTTCCGATGACCGCGGCGCGGCGCCCGACCGCGGAGAAGTCGTCATCCCATTGCGCGGTGTGCAGGATCCGGCCCGCGAAGGTCTCGATGCCGGGGATGTCCGGCATCTTGGGCTGGCACAGGAAGCCGGTGGCGGCAATCAGGAACTGCGTGGTCAACGTCTCGCCGCCGGCCAACGCCAGCCGCCACAGCTGGGCGTCCTCGTCCCACCGGGCACCCTCGACGCATACGTTGAACCGCATGAAACGCCGGACGTCGTACTTCTCGGCGACGTTGACGGCATAGCTCTTGAGCTCGGCGCCGGGTGCGTACATCCGCGACCAGTACGGGTTCGGCTCGAACCGGTAGGAAAAGGTCGGCGACGGTTGGTCGACCGAAAGACCGGGATAGTGGTTGACGTGCCAGGTTCCGCCCAGATCGTCTTCCCGGTCGACGATCAGAACGTTCTCGTATCCGAGGTTTTTCAGCTGGATCGCGGCGCCGATTCCGCCGAATCCCGCCCCGACGATGATCACATCGAACTGCTGGTCATCCATAACGAGAAACGGTACCTTGCGCTGCAGTGATGGGTGAAACGCCAGCGCCCGCACAGGGAAGGCCCCGCGGCTTCGTCGCCTTTTGATCGGAGCGTCAGCCAGCGGACGGAGCGTGTGTACTGTCTAATGAGATTTGGCTGTTCGAGGGGCACAACTTCGCTGATCGTGAGTCGGCCGGGGCTATCTATATAGACATGAGAATGAGGCCGTTCCGTGTTAGGTCTTTCACTCTCACCCGGTAGGCTCCAATCCCAACTGTGCCCATGGAGCGCATGTGCAGTAGAGCCGCATGCAGAGCTGTGCCGGAGGGAGGCCTCGGTTTGCCGGTCACGCTGGCGATTTTGTTGATCGTCGCGGGCGCCGTCCTTACGGTGAGCCTGCTCCTTCTGATCACTTTCTTCTGCGTGGCCAGGCGGCTGAAGCGCAACATGGATGTCAGCGATGACGCCGATTATGCAGCCACCCTGACCTCGCTCTCGGAAGCTTCGGTGCGTCACTTCAATCCCTACACCGACGTCGACTGGGAAGCGCCGATCTTCTCGGTGACCG
This genomic stretch from Mycobacterium paraterrae harbors:
- a CDS encoding flavin-containing monooxygenase, whose amino-acid sequence is MDDQQFDVIIVGAGFGGIGAAIQLKNLGYENVLIVDREDDLGGTWHVNHYPGLSVDQPSPTFSYRFEPNPYWSRMYAPGAELKSYAVNVAEKYDVRRFMRFNVCVEGARWDEDAQLWRLALAGGETLTTQFLIAATGFLCQPKMPDIPGIETFAGRILHTAQWDDDFSAVGRRAAVIGTGSTGVQVAPALAKDVAELTVYQRTPIWVLPKFDVKFLPPVQRLFAKFPATQRGLRWYTDAILELSMVLTMWKFRYFRLFNKGISQFSRLYRLLSVRNRELSRKLDPDFDFGCKRPTISNDFYQSFTKPNVHLETNGIERIEPDGIVARDGTKRLIDTLVLATGFDVWEANLPAIEVIGRDGKNLGKWWRETQFQAYQGISMPGFPNFLSMASPYAWVGLSWFNTVEYQMKHMERLFGEMQRRDARTFEVTEDANARFLERMTTLMKDSAFELGNCVGSRSYWFRNHTGKGEAPLFRPTSVRSAVKEQETFPMSDYAIA
- a CDS encoding phthiotriol/phenolphthiotriol dimycocerosates methyltransferase, producing the protein MPTTKERVTDIGYRGYKAFMNKVWYPFLTRRLNTEDVTFLNYGYEGDPPLNLPLDDADAATRYSTNLYNQVASQIDLTGKKVLECSCGHGGGASYIMRTFKPAEYIGLDYNPDGVAYCNAHHKLPGLSFVHGNAEDLPFPDNSFDAIVNVEASHAYPNLDKFLSEVNRVLKPGGSLLYADFRGRAEFPVWEAALDAMPLRQVSMRVINDGVIRSLDASAQQKLDLISAQLPKWFRPFGRHFAGVPGTGIYNVIESGGAEYRIYHFIKD